The Tripterygium wilfordii isolate XIE 37 chromosome 23, ASM1340144v1, whole genome shotgun sequence genomic sequence CGCATCAGAGTGAAACGGAGAACTGTCCCCGACAAAAATTAGAGAACGACATTGTAGCATTCTCAATCCTTCAGTGATGTCTGGCCTCCTGTTCGACCACGAGAGAGTTTAAATACCAGATCAAAATGTACAGGCATGTGATGTATGCATTTCACCATGTTCCAGAACCAGTAAATGCAACAGCAAGAAAGAGTGTAAGATTGGTAACCAGTAATCACAATATTGAGAGCAAACTCATGGAAATGAAAACTTCCTCAGCAAGAGGCGTTACCCATTCATTGCTTCAAGAAACCTCCACACGTTCAAGCTCTGCCTTTCATCCAACAACTGAAAATAGAAATACAAGTTAAAACGTAAAAGAGTGCTTAGTTCCTGACCAACAATCATTAAGCTCCTGTAAAACATAATAGGGTTTCATAAGAGATAGGAAAGATTAACTCTTCTGCAGGCCTGAACTATATCTGATTCGGGTACTTGAGAACAACCACGAACCTCCTACCACATCATTTAGAGTCCAATTATCCAACTGATCCCATACACATAAGCAAATCAAGGGGATCAACTTGAAGCAGAAAAGTACCTTGCAAAAATACCGCTTCAGCAGTAACTCCTTCACGACTCCACACATGCCATAGTAGTATACTAAATTCAATAGCACCTGCAAATAAATTAAGAGTCCTTGATTAGGATTGATATTTCTAAGCCCATAACAAATGACAAAAGAAGCAGAAGGGAAACCTTATTATACAACCATTCTGTCCAAGAGGGAGCTTTGCAAAGAGGAGAAACAAGTATCAAACCAAGAACCCGTTGTCTGTATTTCATCTGTAGCAGACAGAAACCCAGCAGTAACTTTCAGGACTCCAAGACAGAATTTTTAAAGCATTCACAACAAAGTATCTGCAAGCTACCAAGGAAGAAAACATACAGCAAAGAGTGTAAGAATGTAAGCGCCAGCTGTCACCCCCATACACATCACTGCATCAAGtctggaaaaaataaaaaggaaacgACAGAAATGAGATTACTTCCGAAATTCCTAAATTAATAGATAACTATGACAATAAATAATGAAGGGGGACTTTAGCTGGTTAGATGCAAGAAAATGACAGCTTTGAAACTTTAAAATATGTGGTAGATTTGTCCACCAATATTCTGTCGAGACTGACACCTCAAACAGACCATATAGTAACACATAAAATTACCTAAAGAAGTTGAGAACCTCCACAATCTGATCTGCCAAGTCATCAGCAGAAAGCACAGGGTCCTCTGTGCTGATAGAGGCAGCTCCTAACTGCAATGTTTCTTGAAGAAAGTGCTGGATAAGAAATGATGTAAATTGCACATTCAAAAAACATACATCTGCAGCACGCTGAGAGTCTAAAGCGAAAAGAAAATCTTTATGaatggaagaaaagagaagaaaaaagttgTGCAATCAAGCTATCAAGTTACAAACCTCATGCCCAGGAGGACTGATATGATATATGCAGAAATTGGGGAGGAGCAAGGAACATGCTTCTGGACATAAGAATAGTCCTTGAAAGCATGACATGTCTGCTCAAACCATCCAAAACAAATCAAGTTAGATGTTGATAGTTTATACTTCTATTGCCAGAATAAAAGGATTCAATGGCAGGCATAAAAACCCCTAATTTCATccataaagaaagaaataaagtgcAAAAATGCCCACTTATCTTCATTCCTTAATAACTCAACTAAACAAACTTAAGATTCAATCAACCTAAGATCCTTGAAAAGAGCAAAAATGCTTCAATTGCATCATGTCTATCTTGTACGAGAGGGGGAAAATAATTTATAGCACAAGATTAGCATTTCAAGGAGCATAAAACCATATGGTTGCCCCACAAAATTCCCTAAAGAGATCAACCCACTCTCCATTCAGCTACAGAAAAGAGTAACcatttatccaaaaaatttaaaaattcgGACTATTAAAATGGAAATGCTTAGTAAATTGTATGAAAACTTAATAAAAGAGTATAAAATGACCGAAATGAACCTCAAATTCCAGTTTACTCACAATTTAGAGCTAAATCAGGATAAGTAACAAGAGCAGGTTTGTCCTGATCTCCATATACAGCAACAGAAATAGAACCGTGGCGAGTTTCTATAAGATGCTCCTACATACATAATCAATAATTCATTCACATTACATTAAAAAACAGTTCTGAAAATCATATTGAGCATTTTCGTCATCAATGGTCAATTCAAAATAAAAGTGGTAAAGGCCAAAATCATGTAAGTATATTCGTGAGGATATGAATTTGCATGTGCAGCAACGCCTTCCACGGACTTCCCATGGCAAATGGTTCTTATTACCGACCATTACCAACAGAATTACACATTTAAAGACCAATACTAAATATTGGCAGGCTAATGTTTAGAAGATATTAATATTAGAATTGGCTGAATTTGAGAAATATAAATAGGTAAATGACATAGTTTTCCAATAGAAGCTCCTCGAGccgaagaaaacaaaagaaagaaactgCTCCTAAAAGTTCTAAGACCTTGCAGCCATGTGGATCAAATGCCCAGTAATCATCAAACTGCACAAATATTCCTCACATAAACAGAATTTCCTAAAACTAACCTGAAAACCTTGACaatcaaaataacaaaaaaacacattccATAAGCTATAAATGTTAAAAATATTAGTGCAGGAGAAGAACTAGCTCCCATGACCATACCATCGGTCACACAACACAACTCAGAAGCCAAAAGGCTAATTGAAATGACCTTCAAAGAAATTATCCATATAAACAAACAATGAAAAGTTGATAAATATCAGTAACTGACCCATAAAACTGTAAACCTTATCGCAAGAATATCAAAAAATCTATCTACATTTCAACtgaaaaattaagaaaacaaaatagaacgAAACtaggacaaaaacaaaatttaatcaaGTTTTCAGGCTTAAATCCGAAAGTCAGAATCAATTAGGAAGAGCCAAAGGCAATCAGTTATTTCTTGCcccaaaaaacacaaaactacAAAATACAGCATCATCGTTTACTTTTCCTTTCCCACATTTTCTCAGCAGCCAGCGGCAGATACGTATTGAACGACTAATACAAGCATTCATACACAAATACAAATAATGCATTACCTTCCCACCAAGAGAGATCGTTTCGATATCAATGGACACCGAGTCGCTTGAATCTGCCatttccctccctctctctcctctctctctcttaattcgGGAAGAATACGATGGACTTTCCTTCCATGGCTTAataatattttctctctctaaaaacttGTAACCGTGGTTAACTCAAACGAGTCACCGACGCTCGATTATACGAAGAACTCACCTCGCCAGCCGTCCGTACTAGCAGGACCCAACCTCAGACTCTGGTTAACTTTAACCTTGATTCGTAAGGCCGACAGTTTTTCTCCAATTACTTCTTTGCCCTTTTTTATGAGGATATTGACCGACGTGCGCAGATTTAGGCTGTCtggttttttttggttttttccaaaaatttgaaaatttaccatataaataatctttttttttctatttttgttttatctgtTACCATGTCAGTCAAAAATGTGTTTTTTAAAGTGGATTTTTGGCACGTGAGAGTATTAGAGGGAACAGATGATtcccaaaaaaattatagataagTTGATCATATCATTGTTGGATTGGGGGTGGGTGCaccaaaaaattttgaaaaaaaatcatcaatgtgtaATATTCAGCATGACGAATCCGacggtatattttttttcacacaaaaatcaaattcacggCGATCAGAAATCTAActttttgagtttatatccaacGGTCTATAATTTACACgtctttttcatattgaatttaatttttgtttcgaacaaaaaatatataattggaTTCGACATGCtgaatactacacatatataattttcttaaaatttcttaaaaatttTTGATGCACCAAAATGGTGTATCGGTTGAGTCTAGTGTTTTTAAACACTGGATCTACCTCGGATCCACCATTTTATTCTATTAAGTAGAATATCATGGTGGAAGTTTTTGAACAATATTTTGATATTATCTTATTAGCCTAACTTCAACAAATTTTTTGGTAAAATCTGTTTTGcaaattttctttgatttatgCCTTCATGTTCGAAATCCTATCCATTTTTCTCTTTCATGTGTTAAGTCTGGTCATATAAGACTAATATCTTTCAAGTGAAAATGATATATAAGAAGTCCTAGCATCTCTCACACACAAGATGTGTTTTATGGGTCTAAGAACTAATAGCGACAGTCGCAAAGAACAAATCTATGCTGGCACGGGGTTCAGAATTGACAATATCCTGGATGTGTTTGGGCTTAGATTTTGAACATGGTATCGATCTTGGTGACGTATCAAGTGGTAGGACTAACGTAAGAAAGTGTCTTCTTAGTTTCACTGAGGTGACATGCACAGGAGAAAACGTGAGCTATGTCGTTCCCTGAGGTCAATCCTCAGGGGACGCTCAAGTCAATGATACTATTAATTGGGAGTACTCAGTACTCGAAGCTCACTCTCTCAAGATTAGTATTCAAGAGTGCAGAATTCAGAAACGTTACCTAGAGTTAGAGATCCTCTTTTATATGTGATGAGTGAGAGAGCTTGTTAGAGAATTTTCAGGAGGATTGATTTTCCCGCGATGGTGAATCGTCGCATGATTCTCAGTTTTCATTGGTGTTTGGTCACCAAGGATTTCCGAGGTGACTTCTACTCTTTCATCCCGCACGAGGCGGTATCTCAATCTTGCCGCAATGCTCTCCTCTCGATTATCTTGCCTGGAGTTCTTTGATCGGCAGCTAGTCGGATACGCATCATATCCTTCCACCACATGTCACCATTCGAGAGGAGGATAATTTTGGTTATATCACAATTAATGCAATGTAACGAACCGTATAGCTAGAGTAGTCAGTTTCTGCCATATGCCATTTGGCATTtggtagcatatatatatatcacacaaGACAAGTTGTTGTTATACTACATCTGAAAGTGATACGAACATATACGCCGCCAGAGATTGTGCCtcgatcatatatatatatatgccgaGTCTGCTTTCACTCACAGAATTGTTTAGTTGAGATATCATgtccatgcatgcatgcatgcaacacATACAGTCTTACCACTTTCCATTTGAGTTGGTACTTGTCCTTGGCATTTACCAAAaacaaatatacatacatatatagtttTGTTTGAGAAGAATGAAACATATGCATGAGAATTATGTATTCATACAGCTACGTGATTACttggttaaaaaataaaattccatTAAGATACATTATCATTCCAGCGTATCTAAATAGATACTATGTTTACATATGTGTTCTTATATCGTTACATTCCGTTTAAGATTAGGAATAGGCATAATCggacatatttttttatttatatttttacgtatatatatatcgtTATTTGGGAATCAAGAAATAGGGTTGATTATCCATCTTTTTGATACATATAAGACATCCTTCTTATAattcaaatcaaaacaattGGATAATTGAAATTTGATCAATCGATCGATGAATTGGAAAACACAAGCAATGTAGTAGCTAATTTGCAACCTATAAATAGAGACAATATTGGGTATCCAAATTCCAATTATTCGACACAAAATAAACTATAGAGAGCTGGAGAAGTAAAATATGAGGAGTCGAGAAACAAGAATGTTTCATGATCGATCGTGGAGAGGTTTCTGAAGTGAATTGGAATGCTTGTGCCGATGAATATAATCTTGACAAAGGATTTAAGGATGGAGGATTCAATGGAACAAGATGCTGACAAGCACAACAATCGAGAAGCGACCTCGACCTCCGACAAAGACAGAGCGGAGAGGTGCCAATTCAATAAAAAAGCTGTCTGACGAGCCCACATGAGGCACAATAGTCGAGAAGAGAGCATCTCGACAAGATCAAAATGTCCATCAATCTAAAGTCAAGCATACCACCTCGAAAATCTCTGGTGATAGAGCACTCAGAAGAACCCAGAGTTTTGAAGGAGATCAACTCGACTTAGAAAAGAAATCATGATGAGATTCACCCTTCTGTAAATTCACCTAAGAATCAAAAGAGATCTACTCCTACAATTGTTAGAACTTTCTAATTCTTATCAAAGAGGATCTCCAGCTCCATGTAAAGTATATTGAATTCTGAATCCCGCCCTTCATTACTACTTGAGAGAGAGAATATCGAGCACTCTCCCACTGATAATAACTGATTTGAGTGTTGGAGAGGTCTTCTGAGAACACCTTCGGGACCCCAATAGCTCACAAGTTCTATTGTGCAGGTTGCCTCAACGAACCTGAAGAGATATTTTTCGACGTCAATCCGATCACCTGATACAATAGTGAGACGAAAGTTAGTTTTGAACGTCATCAGGAAGATTAGGGATCCTACCAGTGATATTTTGGTCATTCCATTCCCACCCATATTTGACCTTCGCTATTGAAATTACTATTTGCAGCCaaaacataaaatgataaaagGAGGCTTGTCAATCCATCAAAACACACAAGAAAGGACCACCtgatctttatcaaaaaaaaaaaggaccacCTGATCATATTTTTCTGTCATAATCACTGTCGAGTATTGGTTTAATTAAAGTGAAAAGCATGCATCATCAATAGtaattttccttaaattttcttttgatgaaaCTTTCTTGTAGGGCTGTTCACAAAACCTTAGCCAAATATAACCAACCGCCAAATCGGCCGATTGATcggttattgtcaaatatatattagtgaGGATCAATCGAAAAAATTGATCAAACTGTCAATAATCAACCGATTGATTAGTTAAATTTATGCCAAAAAATAAACCGAAACCGATCGTGGACATCTCTACTTTCTTGTGTTGTCCAAACGGAGAACCTTTGACTGGGAAAAGAACAACCAAGCTTAATACATCATGAGTTTCAATTATCATGTAATCTATATGTATAGATTACTTACCTTGCAAGTTCAAACTATTCATGATTGGTTATTTTTATACCCATATTAATCATGAGGTGATTGATGGTGATTTAGCATAATATCATGTAATGTATTGGAGGGTCCATATATACATTGATGgttaatttctttcttcaagGTTCTTGTCAATAACATGGGATGGATGACTTTTATTCTCAAGGGCGGACCCAAGCATAGTTAAGTGGGGTCAGTTGGTCCCAttcaaaagaaattaatattataataaattgtactaatattttataaaaaaaaattcacttctTGTTCATACTGAATTTTAAAATTCTACCAATATCTCTAACAAGTATTAATTTGACTCCTCACTTCATTGTTAAAAAGCAATCGGATTGAATCAATTGATTCAATTGGTTGAACATTGTACTGGCTGTTATACCTGCACGTACGATTACACTTGAAAATATGTTCAAGTTATCAAAATAGAACAAATTTCAACTTTAGATAACCGACTTGAAGCATTTAAACATTGAGcgatgaaaatagaaaatgactCATCTTTCGGTATGACATGTTTTATTAACCCATTATATTACAAAAAACATTGGGCTCTCCTGCTAGTACTATGGAATAAGACTGGATAGGCCCAATTAACTGAAAACTAAACTTCTTGATGCCCAATCACACGAAGTAGAAGAACATGGCACAAAAAATATGCAGGAAAGGAAGATAAATCTACTACCACATCCAAAAAGGCAAAAAGTTTACGCCAACAACTG encodes the following:
- the LOC119992616 gene encoding protein NDL2-like isoform X1, translating into MADSSDSVSIDIETISLGGKEHLIETRHGSISVAVYGDQDKPALVTYPDLALNYMSCFQGLFLCPEACSLLLPNFCIYHISPPGHEHFLQETLQLGAASISTEDPVLSADDLADQIVEVLNFFRLDAVMCMGVTAGAYILTLFAMKYRQRVLGLILVSPLCKAPSWTEWLYNKVLLNLVYYYGMCGVVKELLLKRYFCKEVRGCSQVPESDIVQACRRLLDERQSLNVWRFLEAMNGRPDITEGLRMLQCRSLIFVGDSSPFHSDAVLMTSKLDRRYSALVEVQSCGSMVTEEQPHAMLIPLEYFLMGYGMYRPPKCSVSPRSPLSPICISPELLSPESMGLKLKPIKTRMS
- the LOC119992616 gene encoding protein NDL2-like isoform X2, with protein sequence MADSSDSVSIDIETISLGGKEHLIETRHGSISVAVYGDQDKPALVTYPDLALNYMSCFQGLFLCPEACSLLLPNFCIYHISPPGHELGAASISTEDPVLSADDLADQIVEVLNFFRLDAVMCMGVTAGAYILTLFAMKYRQRVLGLILVSPLCKAPSWTEWLYNKVLLNLVYYYGMCGVVKELLLKRYFCKEVRGCSQVPESDIVQACRRLLDERQSLNVWRFLEAMNGRPDITEGLRMLQCRSLIFVGDSSPFHSDAVLMTSKLDRRYSALVEVQSCGSMVTEEQPHAMLIPLEYFLMGYGMYRPPKCSVSPRSPLSPICISPELLSPESMGLKLKPIKTRMS
- the LOC119992616 gene encoding protein NDL1-like isoform X4; this encodes MSCFQGLFLCPEACSLLLPNFCIYHISPPGHELGAASISTEDPVLSADDLADQIVEVLNFFRLDAVMCMGVTAGAYILTLFAMKYRQRVLGLILVSPLCKAPSWTEWLYNKVLLNLVYYYGMCGVVKELLLKRYFCKEVRGCSQVPESDIVQACRRLLDERQSLNVWRFLEAMNGRPDITEGLRMLQCRSLIFVGDSSPFHSDAVLMTSKLDRRYSALVEVQSCGSMVTEEQPHAMLIPLEYFLMGYGMYRPPKCSVSPRSPLSPICISPELLSPESMGLKLKPIKTRMS
- the LOC119992616 gene encoding protein NDL1-like isoform X3; this encodes MSCFQGLFLCPEACSLLLPNFCIYHISPPGHEHFLQETLQLGAASISTEDPVLSADDLADQIVEVLNFFRLDAVMCMGVTAGAYILTLFAMKYRQRVLGLILVSPLCKAPSWTEWLYNKVLLNLVYYYGMCGVVKELLLKRYFCKEVRGCSQVPESDIVQACRRLLDERQSLNVWRFLEAMNGRPDITEGLRMLQCRSLIFVGDSSPFHSDAVLMTSKLDRRYSALVEVQSCGSMVTEEQPHAMLIPLEYFLMGYGMYRPPKCSVSPRSPLSPICISPELLSPESMGLKLKPIKTRMS